A window of the Arcobacter sp. F155 genome harbors these coding sequences:
- the proX gene encoding glycine betaine/L-proline ABC transporter substrate-binding protein ProX produces the protein MFGKKLIITGLASLAVATSLFGAKVHVLKSTIAEEVFQTLVVTEVLKKMGHEVVGVNEVNYDIAFQTIANNANSEDVYFLASMWDPLHNSKLEAVGGDSKITKYNKFILNCAQGYLIDKKTAQKHNIKYVNDLKDPKIAKLFDHDNDGKADLSGCNAGWGCEKVIEHQLDAYGLRDTVEHNQGEYSALIADTIANYKTGKSILYYTWTPYWVSGKLVPGKDVVFLQVTHSANPNTDSTKLPNGADYGFNINHQRIVANASVKTNHKDIAKLFNTIKIDVNDISGQNMLMANGQNKEKDIKRHAKVWLEKNQAKIDSWIKEAKAAK, from the coding sequence ATGTTTGGTAAAAAATTAATTATTACAGGATTAGCTTCACTTGCGGTAGCTACTTCTTTATTTGGTGCAAAAGTTCATGTTTTAAAATCAACAATTGCAGAAGAAGTTTTTCAAACACTTGTTGTAACTGAAGTTTTAAAAAAGATGGGACATGAAGTAGTAGGTGTAAATGAAGTTAACTATGATATCGCTTTTCAAACTATTGCAAATAATGCAAATAGTGAAGATGTATACTTTTTAGCTTCAATGTGGGACCCATTACATAACTCAAAGTTAGAAGCAGTTGGTGGAGACTCTAAAATTACAAAATATAATAAGTTTATTCTAAACTGTGCTCAAGGGTATTTAATAGACAAAAAAACAGCTCAAAAACATAATATCAAATATGTAAATGATTTAAAAGACCCTAAAATAGCAAAACTTTTTGACCACGATAATGATGGAAAAGCAGATTTAAGTGGATGTAATGCAGGTTGGGGATGTGAGAAAGTTATTGAACATCAATTAGATGCTTATGGTTTAAGAGATACTGTTGAACATAATCAAGGAGAGTATTCTGCTCTTATTGCTGATACAATTGCAAACTATAAAACTGGTAAATCAATTCTTTATTATACGTGGACTCCATACTGGGTTTCTGGTAAGTTAGTTCCTGGTAAAGATGTTGTATTTTTACAAGTAACTCATAGTGCAAACCCAAATACAGATTCTACTAAGTTACCAAATGGTGCAGATTATGGATTTAATATTAATCATCAAAGAATCGTTGCAAATGCTAGTGTAAAAACAAATCACAAAGATATTGCAAAACTATTTAATACAATTAAAATAGATGTAAATGATATCTCTGGACAAAATATGCTTATGGCAAATGGTCAAAACAAAGAAAAAGATATTAAAAGACATGCTAAGGTTTGGTTAGAGAAAAATCAAGCAAAAATCGATTCTTGGATTAAAGAAGCTAAAGCAGCTAAATAA
- a CDS encoding MerR family transcriptional regulator, which produces MALLDNAKDVLPLSSIAELLTAKVRTLKMYEDKGLLPPKKTHKKLYSISDVKIIAFVHYLASVKKINANGIKYITEMLENNMDEKNRADFLELIEQRLEKLSGVDVTDVEVI; this is translated from the coding sequence TTGGCTTTACTTGATAATGCTAAAGATGTTTTACCTTTAAGTAGTATTGCTGAGTTACTAACTGCAAAAGTTAGAACACTTAAAATGTATGAAGATAAAGGTCTTTTACCTCCTAAAAAAACTCATAAAAAATTATATTCAATTAGTGATGTAAAAATTATTGCGTTTGTTCACTATTTAGCAAGTGTTAAAAAAATAAATGCAAATGGAATTAAGTATATTACTGAAATGTTAGAGAATAACATGGATGAAAAAAATAGAGCTGATTTCTTAGAATTAATAGAACAAAGACTAGAAAAGCTTTCTGGAGTAGATGTAACAGACGTAGAAGTTATATAA
- a CDS encoding HugZ family protein, whose product MKQNESKKKGKSIERSIKEFLSEFKSLVISSLDEHNLPFTSYAPFILKDNKFYVYLSTMAKHSHNLTKNKNSSIFFIEDEQSCENIFARKRVVYQCSTKKLSRDTDEFNELISLFEDKHGSTVSMLKDMKDFSFFEFEVVSGEAILGFGKAYNLEKKDIFELVNRKSSKGHQK is encoded by the coding sequence ATTAAACAAAATGAAAGCAAAAAGAAAGGAAAGAGCATCGAAAGAAGCATAAAAGAGTTCCTTTCTGAATTCAAAAGTTTAGTAATCTCTTCATTAGATGAGCATAACTTACCATTTACAAGTTATGCTCCATTTATACTAAAAGACAATAAGTTTTACGTTTACCTTAGTACTATGGCTAAACACTCACATAATCTAACAAAAAATAAAAATAGCTCAATCTTTTTTATTGAAGATGAACAAAGTTGTGAAAATATTTTTGCTAGAAAAAGAGTTGTTTATCAATGTTCTACAAAAAAGCTATCTCGAGACACAGATGAATTTAATGAATTAATCTCTTTATTTGAAGATAAACATGGAAGTACTGTTTCTATGTTAAAAGATATGAAAGATTTTAGTTTTTTTGAGTTTGAAGTTGTTTCAGGGGAAGCTATTTTAGGTTTTGGAAAAGCTTATAATCTTGAGAAAAAAGATATATTTGAACTAGTGAATAGAAAAAGTTCAAAAGGACATCAAAAGTAG
- a CDS encoding hemolysin family protein: MELLIILFIAVIGVSFLCSVLESVILSTNFSYISVLEEKNPDAGKLLKTLKTDIDSSIASILILNTIANTLGATAIGVQAQNVFSGDKTLVMIVSVVLTFAILFFAEIIPKTIGAVYWKQLAPVAARIIKFFVIITYPIIVATQFVTKKIKGKDNSDSISREELIHTTLLSEEEGVIGDLESDIIENTLTLNDIKIKDILTPRSVMYAINKDSIIKDILEDKRTYKFSRVPIYDETVDNIVGVVLTKKLFKQAIRDKSATMESIMKPVFALNENIPVGKALSKFIQKKEHMFIVLDNYDQTEGIITLEDCIETLLGLEIMDELDTTADMRRLALNKMKAKRKERASKEA, translated from the coding sequence ATGGAACTTTTAATTATCCTCTTTATAGCCGTAATTGGCGTTTCTTTTTTATGTTCAGTTTTAGAGTCTGTGATTCTTTCAACTAACTTTTCGTATATTTCTGTTTTAGAAGAAAAAAATCCTGACGCAGGTAAACTTCTTAAGACTTTAAAAACAGATATTGACAGTTCGATTGCTTCAATTTTAATTCTTAACACTATTGCAAACACTTTAGGTGCTACTGCGATTGGTGTACAAGCACAAAATGTATTCAGCGGTGACAAAACATTAGTAATGATTGTATCAGTGGTACTAACATTTGCAATTTTATTCTTTGCAGAAATCATTCCTAAAACAATTGGTGCAGTTTATTGGAAACAATTAGCTCCTGTTGCTGCAAGAATTATTAAGTTCTTTGTAATTATTACTTATCCTATTATTGTAGCAACTCAGTTTGTTACTAAAAAGATAAAAGGAAAAGACAACAGCGATTCAATTTCTAGAGAAGAGTTAATTCACACGACTTTATTAAGTGAAGAAGAAGGTGTTATTGGAGATTTAGAGTCAGATATTATTGAGAATACTCTAACATTAAATGACATTAAAATCAAAGATATTTTAACACCAAGATCAGTTATGTATGCAATTAATAAAGACTCTATCATAAAAGATATTTTAGAAGATAAAAGAACTTATAAGTTTTCAAGAGTTCCAATATATGATGAAACAGTTGACAATATTGTAGGGGTAGTTCTTACTAAAAAGCTTTTCAAACAAGCTATTAGAGATAAAAGTGCAACAATGGAATCTATTATGAAACCTGTTTTTGCATTAAATGAGAATATTCCTGTAGGAAAAGCACTTAGCAAGTTCATTCAGAAAAAAGAGCATATGTTTATTGTTCTTGATAACTATGACCAAACAGAAGGTATTATTACTTTAGAAGATTGTATTGAAACTCTTCTTGGTTTAGAAATCATGGATGAGCTTGATACAACTGCAGATATGAGAAGACTTGCATTAAACAAAATGAAAGCAAAAAGAAAGGAAAGAGCATCGAAAGAAGCATAA
- the uvrA gene encoding excinuclease ABC subunit UvrA: protein MQDKIKIFNAKENNLKNINLEIPKNKLVVFTGLSGSGKSTLAFDTLYAEGQRRYIESLSAYARQFLDKVGKPDVERIEGLTPAIAIDQKTTSKNPRSTVGTITEVYDYFRLLYARVGKQHCHKCGEPISQMSASDVIEQVLKLPDNSKIVILAPLINRKKGTFADLLESLRGKGYVRAMIDGVMARLDEDIELEKNKMHTIKVVIDRVVVKEENKDRIAQDVEKGLKESFGELEVEVMNHEQVGTEKHIHYSEHMACFDCKISFEPLEPLSFSFNSPKGACSSCDGLGIRYALDMKKVVNDELPLEDGAIKIIYGFNKGYYFKMLMAYCEGAGIDITIPFKELPEHQQKSILHGGVEEAKFTWKRHSLTRKWEGIVKIAYDMIKDEKEMAEFMTEKVCSDCGGNRLKPSAQSVFVANKTIADVINKPIEEAHKFFQDEKNFEYFSDQEKMISAPILKEIKERIFFLYDVGLGYITLGRDARTISGGEAQRIRVASQIGSGLTGVMYVLDEPSIGLHERDTSKLIKTLKALQEKGNTVIVVEHDKETIEAADYIVDIGPNAGKFGGEIVFAGTLKQMNKAKTLTAQYVSGKKKIDYLHNRPQEEFIKIHNVNINNIENLSVELPLKNLVSITGVSGSGKSSLILQTLLPVAKELLNHAKKVKKIDGVEIEGLEKLDKVIYLDQSPIGRTPRSNPATYTGLMDEIRTLFSKTKEASLRGYKIGRFSFNVKGGRCEKCQGEGEIKIEMHFLPDIMVKCDDCQGRRYNAQTLEILYKGKNISDVLNMSVDEALEFFVKVPKIKAKLQTLSDVGLGYITLGQNAVTLSGGEAQRIKLSKELSKKDTGNTLYVLDEPTTGLHFADVDRLTKVLHHLVEVGNSVLVIEHNLDIIKNSDWVIDMGPEGGSKGGQIVAEGTPEQLAANHKKTKSYTGYYLDKEINS, encoded by the coding sequence ATGCAAGATAAAATCAAAATATTTAATGCCAAAGAAAATAATTTAAAAAATATAAATTTAGAGATTCCGAAAAATAAATTAGTAGTTTTCACTGGACTTTCTGGTTCTGGTAAGTCTACTTTAGCTTTTGATACTTTATATGCTGAAGGTCAAAGAAGATATATTGAATCACTTTCTGCTTATGCTAGACAATTCTTAGATAAAGTAGGAAAACCTGATGTTGAAAGAATAGAAGGTTTAACACCTGCAATTGCTATTGATCAAAAAACAACTTCTAAAAACCCAAGGTCTACAGTTGGTACTATTACTGAAGTATATGATTACTTTAGACTTTTATATGCAAGAGTAGGAAAACAACACTGTCATAAATGTGGAGAACCTATTTCTCAAATGTCAGCTTCTGATGTTATTGAACAAGTATTAAAACTACCAGATAACTCAAAAATTGTTATCTTAGCTCCATTAATCAATAGAAAAAAAGGAACCTTTGCAGACTTACTAGAATCATTAAGAGGTAAAGGTTATGTAAGAGCTATGATTGATGGTGTTATGGCTAGACTTGATGAAGATATTGAGCTAGAAAAAAACAAAATGCACACAATCAAAGTTGTAATAGATAGAGTTGTAGTAAAAGAGGAAAATAAAGACAGAATCGCTCAAGATGTTGAAAAGGGTTTAAAAGAGTCTTTTGGGGAACTTGAAGTTGAAGTTATGAACCATGAGCAAGTTGGAACAGAAAAACACATTCACTACTCTGAACATATGGCTTGTTTTGATTGTAAAATATCTTTTGAGCCATTAGAACCTTTATCATTCTCTTTTAACTCACCAAAAGGTGCTTGTTCTTCTTGTGATGGTTTAGGTATTAGATATGCTTTAGATATGAAAAAAGTAGTAAATGATGAGCTACCACTAGAAGATGGAGCTATTAAAATTATTTATGGCTTTAATAAAGGTTATTACTTCAAGATGCTTATGGCTTATTGTGAAGGTGCAGGTATTGATATAACTATTCCATTTAAAGAGTTACCAGAACATCAACAAAAATCAATTTTACATGGTGGAGTTGAAGAAGCTAAGTTCACTTGGAAAAGACATAGTCTAACTAGAAAGTGGGAAGGTATTGTAAAAATTGCCTATGACATGATTAAAGATGAAAAAGAGATGGCTGAATTTATGACTGAAAAAGTTTGTTCAGACTGTGGAGGAAATAGACTTAAGCCTTCAGCTCAAAGTGTTTTTGTAGCAAATAAAACTATTGCAGATGTTATAAATAAACCAATTGAAGAAGCACACAAGTTTTTCCAAGATGAAAAAAACTTTGAATACTTCTCTGACCAAGAAAAGATGATTTCAGCTCCTATTTTAAAAGAGATAAAAGAGAGAATCTTCTTCTTATATGATGTAGGTTTAGGATATATAACTTTAGGAAGAGATGCAAGAACAATTTCAGGTGGAGAAGCTCAAAGAATTAGAGTTGCCTCACAAATTGGTTCAGGACTTACAGGAGTTATGTATGTGCTTGATGAGCCATCAATTGGTTTACATGAAAGAGATACAAGTAAACTTATCAAAACACTAAAAGCCTTGCAAGAAAAAGGTAATACAGTAATTGTAGTTGAGCATGATAAAGAGACTATTGAAGCTGCAGATTATATTGTAGATATTGGTCCAAATGCAGGTAAATTTGGTGGAGAAATTGTTTTTGCTGGAACATTAAAACAGATGAACAAAGCTAAAACTTTAACTGCTCAATATGTAAGTGGTAAAAAGAAAATTGATTATCTACACAATAGACCACAAGAAGAGTTTATTAAAATTCATAATGTAAATATCAATAATATTGAGAATCTAAGTGTTGAACTTCCTCTTAAGAATCTTGTATCAATTACAGGTGTTTCTGGTTCTGGTAAATCTTCACTTATTTTACAAACCCTACTTCCTGTTGCAAAAGAGTTATTAAACCATGCAAAAAAAGTTAAGAAAATTGATGGAGTAGAGATTGAAGGATTAGAAAAGCTTGATAAAGTTATTTACCTTGACCAATCACCTATTGGAAGAACACCAAGAAGTAACCCAGCGACATATACAGGTTTAATGGATGAGATTAGAACACTATTTTCTAAAACTAAAGAAGCAAGCCTTAGAGGATACAAAATTGGTAGATTCTCATTTAATGTAAAAGGTGGAAGATGTGAGAAGTGCCAAGGTGAAGGTGAAATCAAAATTGAGATGCACTTCTTACCAGATATCATGGTTAAATGTGATGATTGCCAAGGTAGAAGATATAATGCACAAACTTTAGAGATTTTATACAAAGGTAAAAATATCTCTGATGTACTTAATATGAGTGTAGATGAAGCTTTAGAATTCTTTGTAAAAGTGCCTAAAATAAAAGCAAAATTACAAACACTATCAGATGTTGGACTTGGATATATTACTTTAGGACAAAATGCAGTTACACTTTCAGGTGGAGAAGCTCAAAGAATCAAACTGTCAAAAGAGTTAAGTAAAAAAGACACTGGAAATACTCTTTATGTACTAGATGAACCAACTACTGGTTTACACTTTGCCGATGTTGATAGACTGACAAAAGTATTACACCACTTAGTTGAAGTAGGAAACTCGGTATTAGTTATTGAGCACAACCTTGATATTATCAAAAACTCTGACTGGGTTATTGATATGGGTCCTGAAGGTGGTAGTAAAGGTGGACAAATTGTTGCAGAAGGGACACCAGAACAACTAGCAGCAAACCATAAAAAAACAAAATCATATACTGGATATTATTTAGATAAAGAGATAAACTCTTAA
- a CDS encoding metallophosphoesterase yields MTYIIGDVHGEFDDLILLAKKLPIHSELMFVGDIVDRGAKSNEVIKYIRDNKYKCVLGNHEKMMIDYSKYFIKEYPNIPFTGFVDTWIKNGGKETLESYNLIAVDKYDGKLICNKNDEGFDQYKEDIKWLKTLPLYIKLNENKNNKPIVISHASFADVWHLAEFDMNQEIVEQYALWNRKPPKEDCTIFNIYGHTPISKVDTSKHYINVDTGCCYKKEEALGKLSAYCIETNEVISV; encoded by the coding sequence ATGACATATATTATTGGTGATGTTCACGGTGAGTTTGATGATTTAATACTATTGGCTAAAAAACTTCCTATACATAGTGAACTTATGTTTGTAGGTGATATTGTTGATAGGGGTGCAAAATCAAATGAAGTAATAAAGTATATACGAGATAATAAATACAAATGTGTATTAGGAAATCATGAAAAGATGATGATTGATTACAGTAAATACTTTATAAAAGAGTATCCTAATATTCCATTTACAGGTTTTGTAGATACTTGGATAAAAAATGGAGGTAAAGAGACTTTAGAGTCATATAACTTAATAGCAGTAGACAAATATGATGGAAAACTAATTTGTAATAAAAATGATGAAGGATTTGATCAATACAAAGAAGACATTAAATGGTTAAAGACTTTACCTTTATATATAAAACTAAATGAAAATAAAAATAATAAGCCAATAGTTATATCCCATGCTTCTTTTGCAGATGTTTGGCATTTAGCAGAGTTTGATATGAACCAAGAGATAGTAGAACAATATGCTTTATGGAATAGAAAGCCTCCCAAAGAAGATTGTACTATTTTTAATATATATGGACATACTCCTATTTCCAAAGTAGATACAAGTAAACACTATATAAATGTAGATACTGGATGTTGTTACAAAAAAGAAGAAGCTTTGGGTAAGTTAAGTGCATATTGTATAGAAACAAATGAAGTCATATCTGTCTAA